The following are encoded in a window of Aromatoleum petrolei genomic DNA:
- a CDS encoding pyridoxamine 5'-phosphate oxidase family protein has translation MSKPSAPSPRTRVRRMPERAHYEADAVTAIVDAAMICTVAFQIDGAVHAIPTLHWREGEHLYIHGAKASRMLKALVQGEACVTIALADGLVLARSAMHHSMNYRSVVIYGRFELVANPEDKRRSLRAFIDGLYPDRWATLRPINDKELNTTSLLRIPLAEASAKVRDWGVEDDEEDLSWPAWAGVIPLRTETGTPRTEDDSVLSEAPATRFAGR, from the coding sequence ATGTCCAAGCCTTCCGCCCCTTCCCCGCGCACCCGCGTCCGCCGCATGCCGGAGCGCGCGCACTACGAGGCCGACGCCGTGACAGCCATCGTCGACGCGGCGATGATCTGCACCGTCGCCTTCCAGATCGATGGCGCGGTGCACGCGATCCCCACGCTGCATTGGCGCGAAGGCGAACACTTGTACATCCACGGCGCCAAGGCGTCCCGCATGCTCAAGGCGCTCGTGCAGGGCGAGGCCTGCGTCACCATCGCGCTCGCCGACGGATTGGTGCTGGCGCGCTCGGCCATGCACCACTCGATGAACTACCGTTCGGTGGTGATCTACGGCCGGTTCGAGCTCGTCGCCAACCCGGAGGACAAACGGCGCAGCCTGCGCGCGTTCATCGACGGCCTCTATCCCGACCGTTGGGCAACGCTGCGCCCGATCAACGACAAGGAACTCAACACCACCAGCCTGTTGCGGATCCCGCTCGCGGAAGCATCGGCCAAAGTGCGCGACTGGGGAGTGGAGGACGACGAAGAGGACCTGAGCTGGCCGGCATGGGCCGGGGTCATCCCGCTACGCACCGAGACCGGCACGCCGCGCACCGAGGACGACAGCGTGCTGAGCGAGGCGCCAGCGACACGGTTCGCCGGACGGTAG
- a CDS encoding peroxidase-related enzyme (This protein belongs to a clade of uncharacterized proteins related to peroxidases such as the alkylhydroperoxidase AhpD.), with protein MTQAQQAAVSRFPVPELKDMPEDIRARILAVQEKSGFIPNVFLTLAHRPDEFRAFFAYHDALMEKPGNLTKAEREMIVVATSAVNQCQYCVIAHGAILRIRAKNPLIADQVATNYRKADITERQKAMLDFAMKVSQSAHLVGEADFEALKAHGFNDDDIWDIAGISAFFGMSNRIANVTSMRPNAEFYTLGRQTVERA; from the coding sequence ATGACCCAAGCGCAGCAGGCCGCAGTGAGCCGGTTTCCCGTTCCCGAACTGAAGGACATGCCCGAAGACATCCGCGCGCGCATCCTCGCCGTGCAGGAGAAGTCCGGTTTCATCCCCAACGTGTTCCTGACGCTCGCCCACCGCCCCGACGAGTTCCGCGCCTTCTTTGCCTATCACGACGCACTGATGGAAAAACCCGGCAACCTGACCAAGGCCGAGCGCGAGATGATCGTCGTCGCGACGAGCGCCGTTAACCAGTGCCAGTATTGCGTGATCGCCCATGGCGCCATCCTGCGCATCCGCGCCAAGAACCCGCTCATTGCCGACCAGGTCGCCACCAACTACCGCAAGGCCGACATCACCGAGCGCCAGAAGGCGATGCTCGATTTCGCGATGAAGGTTTCGCAGAGCGCCCACCTCGTCGGAGAGGCCGACTTCGAAGCGCTGAAGGCACACGGCTTCAACGATGACGACATCTGGGACATCGCGGGCATCTCGGCCTTCTTTGGCATGTCCAACCGCATCGCCAACGTCACCAGCATGCGGCCCAACGCGGAGTTCTACACGCTCGGCCGCCAGACCGTCGAGCGCGCTTGA
- a CDS encoding MDR family oxidoreductase, whose translation MFKGILIEKDESGYRASVQELDEAQLPEGNVTVRVSHSTLNYKDGLAITGKGPVVRKFPMVPGIDLVGVVEESTHPAYQAGDSVVLNGWGVGEVHWGGLAQKARLNGDWLVPLPPAFTPQQAMAIGTAGYTAMLCVLALERHGVRPEHGEILVTGAAGGVGSVAIAVLAKLGYTVVAATGRPQDADYLKSLGATEVVERALFSSPGKPLGKERWAGAVDVVGSHVLANVCATTKYRGVVAACGLAAGMDFPATVAPFILRGVTLAGVDSVMCPRAERLVAWQRLGTDLDVAKLGQISREVGLAEAIPLADSLLKGEVRGRIVVDVNR comes from the coding sequence ATGTTCAAGGGAATCCTGATCGAGAAGGACGAGTCCGGTTACCGCGCGAGCGTGCAGGAACTCGATGAAGCGCAATTGCCCGAGGGCAACGTGACGGTTCGCGTCAGTCACTCGACGCTCAATTACAAGGACGGCCTGGCCATTACCGGCAAGGGGCCGGTGGTGCGGAAGTTTCCGATGGTCCCAGGCATCGACCTGGTGGGCGTGGTCGAGGAGAGCACCCATCCGGCGTACCAGGCCGGCGATTCGGTGGTGCTCAACGGATGGGGCGTGGGCGAAGTGCACTGGGGCGGGCTGGCACAGAAGGCGCGCCTCAACGGCGACTGGCTGGTGCCCTTGCCCCCGGCGTTCACGCCGCAGCAGGCAATGGCCATCGGCACCGCGGGCTACACTGCCATGCTGTGCGTACTCGCGCTGGAGCGGCATGGAGTCCGACCCGAGCACGGCGAGATCCTCGTCACCGGCGCCGCGGGTGGCGTCGGCAGCGTCGCCATCGCGGTCCTGGCGAAGCTCGGTTACACGGTCGTCGCGGCGACCGGCCGCCCGCAGGACGCCGACTACCTGAAGTCCCTCGGCGCAACCGAAGTCGTCGAGCGCGCCCTGTTCTCCTCCCCCGGCAAGCCGCTGGGCAAGGAGCGCTGGGCCGGCGCCGTCGATGTCGTCGGCAGCCACGTGCTGGCCAACGTCTGCGCCACGACCAAGTACCGCGGCGTGGTCGCCGCCTGCGGCCTGGCGGCAGGCATGGATTTCCCCGCGACCGTCGCGCCCTTCATCCTGCGCGGCGTCACGCTGGCAGGCGTCGACAGCGTGATGTGCCCGCGTGCCGAGCGCCTCGTGGCCTGGCAACGTCTGGGAACCGATCTGGACGTGGCCAAGCTCGGCCAGATCAGCCGCGAAGTTGGCCTGGCCGAAGCCATTCCGCTCGCCGATAGCCTCCTGAAGGGCGAAGTGCGCGGCCGCATCGTCGTGGACGTCAATCGCTAG
- a CDS encoding TetR/AcrR family transcriptional regulator, whose amino-acid sequence MDVAHQPPRRRGRPPRQREDLTETRELLLRAGLEVLTEKGFSSTGIDEILGRVSVPKGSFYHYFDSKEAFGLDLIQRYGEFFARKLDRHLRNAALSPLSRLRAFVADATDGMARHDFRRGCLIGNLGQETGTLPESFRARLKETFEDWQARFGACLVEAQKAGELAPDADTARLAAFFWIGWEGAVLRAKLERSARPLEVFAQFFFAGLPKG is encoded by the coding sequence ATGGACGTTGCCCACCAGCCCCCCCGTCGCCGCGGCCGACCGCCCAGACAGCGCGAAGATCTCACCGAGACGCGCGAACTCTTGCTGCGGGCCGGGCTGGAAGTGCTCACCGAAAAGGGGTTCTCCTCGACCGGCATCGACGAGATCCTCGGCCGCGTGAGCGTGCCGAAGGGATCCTTCTATCACTATTTCGACAGCAAGGAAGCGTTCGGCCTCGACCTGATCCAACGCTACGGGGAGTTCTTTGCCCGGAAGCTGGATCGTCACCTTCGCAATGCGGCGCTCTCGCCCCTGAGTCGCCTGCGGGCCTTCGTTGCCGACGCGACGGACGGCATGGCCCGCCACGATTTCCGTCGCGGTTGCCTCATCGGAAACCTCGGCCAGGAAACGGGCACCCTTCCCGAGAGTTTTCGAGCCCGACTCAAGGAGACCTTCGAGGATTGGCAGGCCCGCTTTGGGGCTTGTCTGGTCGAGGCGCAGAAAGCCGGGGAGTTGGCGCCGGACGCCGACACGGCGCGGCTCGCGGCGTTCTTCTGGATCGGCTGGGAGGGCGCCGTCCTGCGGGCCAAGCTCGAACGGAGCGCGAGGCCGCTCGAAGTGTTCGCTCAATTCTTTTTCGCCGGCCTACCGAAGGGCTGA
- a CDS encoding SRPBCC family protein codes for MPTGTVRLHRVLRAKPEKIYRAFLDAEALARWLPPNGFTCTVAQLDATVGGTFRMAFRNFSTGNSHSFGGTYLELVPHERIRYTDKFDDTKLPGEMVTTVSLRAVVCGTDVDIVQEGIPEAIPVEFCYLGWQESLEHLARLVEPEIPD; via the coding sequence ATGCCTACCGGTACCGTCCGACTGCACCGCGTGCTGCGCGCAAAACCCGAGAAGATCTACCGCGCCTTCCTCGATGCGGAAGCCCTCGCCCGCTGGCTGCCGCCCAACGGCTTCACCTGCACCGTCGCCCAACTGGATGCCACGGTGGGCGGCACCTTCAGGATGGCGTTCAGGAATTTCAGCACGGGCAACAGCCATTCCTTCGGCGGCACCTATCTGGAACTCGTGCCCCACGAGCGCATTCGCTACACCGACAAGTTCGACGACACCAAGCTGCCCGGCGAGATGGTGACGACGGTGTCGCTGCGTGCGGTGGTCTGCGGAACGGACGTGGACATCGTGCAGGAGGGCATTCCCGAGGCGATTCCGGTGGAATTCTGCTACCTCGGCTGGCAGGAGTCGCTCGAGCATCTGGCGCGACTCGTCGAGCCTGAAATTCCCGACTGA
- a CDS encoding benzoate/H(+) symporter BenE family transporter, with product MGKPHTAPGITRHFPHLAAGFIAVLVGYTSSAAIVFQAAHAAGATPSQLASWLWALGLGMSLTTIALSLRYRAPILTAWSTPGAALLATGLVGVPMSEAIGAFLFASALMAVLGFSGAFERIMRHVPPSIAAAMLAGVLLRFGLGAFAQLSQDLALVGTMILVFFAARRWSPRYAVPLAFLAGLVVAAASGSIATAEIRWQLSAPEFVIPSFSLATLIGIGLPLFIVTLASQNVPGLAVLRANGYATPGSPLLGWTGLTGVVLAPFGGFSFNLAAITAAICMSPDADPNPARRYLASIWAGGFYLLTGIGGATVASLLSAFPQALVAAIAGLALMGTIAASLSAALADEGGRDAAVVTFLVTASGLTLFGIGSAFWGLVFGYAVSHALRRPQRRAA from the coding sequence ATGGGCAAGCCACACACGGCGCCGGGCATCACCCGTCATTTTCCGCACCTCGCGGCCGGTTTCATCGCCGTCCTGGTCGGCTACACCAGCTCGGCGGCGATCGTCTTTCAGGCCGCCCATGCCGCCGGGGCAACGCCCTCGCAGCTGGCTTCGTGGCTGTGGGCGCTCGGGTTGGGAATGAGCCTCACGACCATCGCATTGTCCCTGCGTTATCGCGCGCCCATCCTCACGGCGTGGTCGACGCCGGGTGCGGCGCTCCTTGCCACGGGGCTCGTCGGGGTGCCGATGAGCGAAGCCATCGGCGCCTTCCTGTTCGCGTCTGCCTTGATGGCGGTGCTCGGCTTCAGCGGCGCGTTCGAGCGCATCATGCGCCACGTGCCACCGTCGATTGCCGCGGCAATGCTGGCCGGCGTGCTGCTGCGCTTCGGCCTCGGCGCCTTCGCGCAGCTCAGCCAGGATCTCGCGTTGGTGGGGACGATGATCCTCGTGTTCTTCGCCGCCCGTCGCTGGTCCCCGCGTTACGCCGTGCCGCTCGCCTTCCTTGCCGGTCTGGTCGTCGCCGCGGCCAGTGGCAGCATTGCCACCGCCGAAATCCGTTGGCAACTGTCCGCCCCGGAATTCGTGATACCGAGCTTCTCGCTTGCGACGCTAATCGGCATCGGCCTGCCGCTGTTCATCGTCACGCTCGCCTCGCAGAACGTGCCCGGCCTGGCCGTGCTGCGCGCCAACGGCTACGCGACGCCCGGTTCGCCGCTGCTCGGCTGGACCGGCCTCACCGGCGTCGTACTCGCGCCCTTCGGTGGATTCTCCTTCAACCTCGCCGCGATCACGGCTGCGATCTGCATGAGCCCGGACGCCGATCCGAATCCGGCCCGGCGCTACCTCGCGTCGATCTGGGCGGGCGGCTTCTATCTCCTCACCGGCATCGGCGGGGCCACGGTGGCGAGCCTGCTGTCCGCCTTCCCGCAGGCCTTGGTCGCCGCCATCGCCGGCCTTGCGCTGATGGGCACGATCGCCGCCAGCCTGAGCGCCGCGCTCGCCGACGAGGGCGGACGCGATGCGGCCGTGGTCACCTTCCTCGTCACCGCGTCGGGCCTTACGCTGTTCGGCATCGGCAGCGCGTTCTGGGGGCTGGTCTTCGGCTATGCCGTCAGCCACGCCCTGCGGCGGCCGCAAAGGCGGGCGGCCTGA
- a CDS encoding helix-turn-helix domain-containing protein, whose product MSKNGLPSSAPAPSATPALAEHLAATMRRLRAERGWSLDRAAGETGVSKAMLGQIERAESSPTVATLWRIASGFHTPLSAFIEPPVRHEEAAFRCAAALRDRPASDPMWVAPLFPYDAHLGFELLELTLAPGYERHSEPHLAGVVEHVIVIHGTLEVLIDGCWHPLKEGDAVRFAADRPHGYRNLGDAPAVCHNLICYTGVATPRSAPPHTG is encoded by the coding sequence ATGTCCAAGAACGGCCTCCCCTCTTCCGCCCCGGCGCCCAGCGCCACGCCCGCGCTGGCGGAGCATCTGGCCGCAACCATGCGGCGCTTGCGTGCCGAGCGCGGCTGGAGCCTCGACCGTGCCGCGGGCGAGACCGGCGTCAGCAAGGCCATGCTCGGCCAGATCGAACGCGCCGAATCGAGCCCGACCGTGGCCACCTTGTGGCGCATCGCCTCCGGCTTCCACACCCCGCTGTCGGCCTTCATCGAGCCGCCGGTGCGCCACGAAGAGGCCGCCTTCCGCTGCGCCGCCGCGTTGCGCGACCGGCCGGCGAGCGACCCGATGTGGGTCGCCCCGCTCTTCCCCTACGACGCGCACCTGGGCTTCGAGCTGCTCGAACTGACGCTGGCGCCCGGCTACGAGCGGCATTCCGAGCCCCACCTTGCCGGCGTCGTGGAGCACGTGATCGTCATCCACGGCACGCTGGAGGTGCTCATCGACGGCTGCTGGCACCCCCTGAAGGAAGGCGACGCCGTGCGCTTCGCCGCCGACCGGCCGCACGGCTACCGCAACCTCGGCGACGCGCCGGCCGTCTGCCATAACCTCATCTGCTACACGGGAGTGGCCACACCGCGGTCCGCGCCGCCGCACACCGGCTGA
- a CDS encoding FUSC family protein, with amino-acid sequence MTAPARWSRLAALFREELRQFMTIKPSDRPWQMPFAAALATGLPLMVGAWFDRMDYGLISSLGGLVFLYLPETPLHHRMVALMASAFAMTASYALGVMSHLVPPVMMAVLTFTAILVTMVCRFYRVGPPGSLFFIMAASIGAYSPGDILEVPLKVGLFAMGCLLASLIAFFYSVYILRRRDPKPVEPLSAPTFDFVVFDSVVIGLCVGISLALAQLLQLERAYWVPVSCLAVMQGMNLRAVWDKQVHRLLGTTIGMLVSWALLSLPLDKWSISVVMIGLAFVVETAVVRHYGFAAIFITPLTILLAEAATLGHGSATELIQARFLDTLLGCLVGFAGGICLHSPRFRSVVGGQMRRVIPARLFG; translated from the coding sequence ATGACAGCCCCCGCCAGGTGGAGCAGGCTCGCGGCGTTGTTCCGCGAAGAACTGCGCCAGTTCATGACGATCAAGCCGAGCGACCGGCCCTGGCAGATGCCGTTCGCCGCGGCACTGGCCACCGGCCTGCCGCTGATGGTGGGGGCCTGGTTCGACCGCATGGACTACGGCCTGATCTCGTCGCTGGGCGGGCTGGTGTTCCTGTATCTGCCCGAGACGCCCCTGCATCACCGCATGGTCGCGCTCATGGCGAGTGCCTTTGCGATGACGGCCAGCTACGCGCTGGGGGTGATGAGCCACCTCGTGCCGCCGGTCATGATGGCCGTGCTGACCTTCACCGCGATCCTCGTCACCATGGTGTGCCGCTTCTATCGCGTCGGGCCGCCGGGGAGCCTGTTCTTCATCATGGCGGCGTCGATCGGCGCGTATTCGCCCGGCGACATCCTGGAGGTGCCGCTCAAGGTCGGATTGTTCGCGATGGGCTGCCTGTTGGCGAGCCTGATCGCGTTCTTCTACAGCGTGTACATCCTGCGCCGGCGCGATCCCAAGCCGGTCGAGCCGCTGTCGGCGCCGACTTTCGATTTCGTCGTGTTCGACTCGGTCGTGATCGGCCTGTGCGTGGGCATTTCGCTCGCACTCGCGCAGCTGCTGCAACTCGAGCGCGCCTACTGGGTGCCGGTGAGCTGCCTCGCGGTGATGCAGGGCATGAACCTGCGCGCGGTGTGGGACAAGCAGGTGCACCGTCTCCTCGGGACCACCATCGGCATGCTCGTGTCGTGGGCGCTGCTCAGCCTGCCGCTCGACAAGTGGTCCATCTCGGTCGTGATGATAGGGCTGGCCTTCGTGGTCGAGACCGCCGTGGTGCGCCACTACGGCTTCGCCGCGATCTTCATCACGCCGCTGACCATCCTCCTGGCCGAGGCCGCCACCCTGGGGCACGGTTCGGCCACCGAGCTGATCCAGGCGCGCTTCCTGGACACCCTGCTCGGTTGCCTGGTCGGCTTCGCGGGCGGCATCTGCCTGCACAGTCCGCGATTCCGGAGCGTGGTCGGCGGGCAGATGCGACGGGTGATTCCGGCACGCTTGTTCGGCTAG
- a CDS encoding LysE/ArgO family amino acid transporter, whose translation MDTRFLAGFLASMALIVAIGAQNSFVLRQGIRREHLLPVALICALSDALLIAAGIAGLGAMIQSSPDLLAIARYGGAAFLLMYGAFAARRAWQGERMHVEVGTPVPLATAVATCLGFTFLNPHVYLDTVVLLGGLANQHGEQGRWVFGAGSAAASLLWFFTLAYGARVLAPLFDRAMAWRVLDAAMALLMFALASSLL comes from the coding sequence ATGGACACTCGATTCCTGGCCGGATTCCTCGCCAGCATGGCGCTCATCGTCGCGATCGGCGCACAGAACTCCTTCGTGCTGCGGCAGGGGATACGGCGCGAGCACCTGCTGCCGGTCGCGCTGATCTGCGCGCTGTCCGATGCGCTGCTGATTGCTGCCGGGATCGCCGGTCTGGGCGCCATGATCCAGTCCAGTCCCGACCTGCTGGCGATTGCGCGCTACGGCGGTGCGGCCTTCCTGCTCATGTACGGCGCGTTTGCCGCCCGGCGCGCCTGGCAGGGCGAGCGCATGCATGTCGAGGTGGGCACGCCGGTGCCGCTCGCAACGGCCGTGGCCACCTGCCTGGGCTTCACCTTCCTGAACCCCCACGTGTATCTCGACACGGTGGTTCTGCTCGGCGGCCTTGCCAACCAGCACGGCGAGCAGGGGCGCTGGGTGTTCGGCGCCGGCTCGGCCGCGGCCAGCCTGCTATGGTTCTTCACGCTGGCCTACGGTGCCCGCGTGCTGGCGCCGCTGTTCGACCGCGCGATGGCTTGGCGCGTGCTTGATGCCGCGATGGCGCTGCTGATGTTCGCGCTGGCGTCCAGCCTGCTGTAG
- a CDS encoding LysR family transcriptional regulator ArgP, with product MKIDNAQLAAFAMVVREGSFEAAARKLHVTPSAVSQRIKLLEERLGQVLIRRATPCQATDAGKTLVRYTEELALLESEMLGTLGGADTTLQAPLRMPIAVNADSLESWFFAVFDAMPTEPAISFDLRVEDQDHSAALLREGTVMAAVSASPTPIQGCTVEPLGVMRYLAVSSPAYVARHFPAGVDAATLASAPMLRFNLKDALQQQFIARFTTDALQPPTHMVPSVHGFVALAQRGLGWGMVPEHFALPAIAAGDLVEIAPGHHLDVPLHWHRWRLGSQALHALTSAVRVVARDALRQDAREITGRLPSADEGRPSAA from the coding sequence ATGAAGATCGACAACGCCCAGCTCGCGGCCTTCGCGATGGTGGTCCGCGAAGGCTCGTTCGAGGCGGCCGCGCGCAAGTTGCACGTTACCCCGTCGGCCGTGAGCCAGCGCATCAAGCTGCTGGAAGAGCGCCTCGGGCAGGTGCTGATCCGCCGCGCCACCCCCTGCCAGGCGACCGATGCCGGCAAGACGCTGGTGCGCTACACGGAAGAACTGGCGCTGCTCGAATCGGAGATGCTCGGCACGCTGGGCGGCGCGGACACCACGCTGCAGGCGCCCCTGCGGATGCCCATCGCCGTCAATGCCGACTCGCTCGAAAGCTGGTTTTTCGCGGTCTTCGACGCGATGCCGACCGAGCCGGCGATCAGCTTCGACCTGCGCGTCGAAGACCAGGATCACTCCGCCGCGCTGCTGCGCGAGGGCACGGTGATGGCGGCCGTGAGCGCGAGTCCGACGCCGATCCAGGGCTGCACGGTCGAGCCGCTCGGCGTCATGCGCTACCTCGCGGTGAGCTCGCCGGCCTACGTCGCCCGTCATTTCCCGGCTGGCGTGGATGCCGCCACCCTCGCCAGCGCGCCGATGCTGCGCTTCAACCTGAAGGACGCGCTGCAGCAGCAGTTCATCGCACGCTTCACGACCGACGCCCTGCAGCCGCCGACCCACATGGTGCCGTCGGTGCATGGCTTCGTCGCGCTGGCGCAACGCGGACTGGGCTGGGGCATGGTGCCCGAGCATTTCGCGCTGCCGGCCATCGCGGCGGGCGACCTCGTCGAGATCGCACCTGGCCATCATCTCGACGTGCCGCTCCACTGGCACCGCTGGCGGCTGGGCTCGCAGGCGCTGCATGCGCTGACGTCCGCGGTGCGGGTGGTTGCCCGGGACGCCTTGCGCCAGGACGCGCGCGAGATCACGGGACGCTTGCCGTCAGCCGACGAGGGGCGGCCGTCAGCGGCGTAA
- a CDS encoding cache domain-containing protein — protein MSAPVRVLVLTLGLALGTGLVPSAAGAADAESIRLFDSELGKRATALLERAVRHIEQTGEKGAADFSRQAAFVDRDLYAYAVRMDGRFLASGGSSAALIGDNVLDYTDVEGKAFFREMIELAKAKGGGQVEYRWFNPADSRGEPKVTMFRKVGEIVVAVGFYPPRATPVQARALLKDAIKAMKADAKGALAQFQRLDGPFVHDDLYVFVIDTADGRFLAHGATPALVGSKGFEVRDPNGKPIVTEMIRLAATKGDGELDYSWRNPTTGKIEKKHSYFRTVDGKLVGVGYFQR, from the coding sequence ATGTCTGCTCCAGTCCGCGTACTCGTTCTCACGCTGGGCCTCGCCTTGGGCACGGGCCTTGTGCCGTCAGCCGCAGGCGCGGCCGACGCCGAATCGATCCGCCTGTTCGACAGCGAACTCGGCAAGCGTGCCACCGCGCTGCTGGAACGCGCGGTCAGGCATATCGAACAGACGGGCGAAAAAGGTGCGGCCGACTTCAGCCGCCAGGCGGCTTTCGTCGATCGCGACCTGTACGCCTACGCCGTGCGCATGGATGGGCGCTTCCTCGCCAGCGGTGGATCGTCGGCCGCGCTGATCGGCGACAACGTGCTCGACTACACGGACGTCGAAGGCAAGGCGTTCTTCCGCGAGATGATCGAACTGGCGAAAGCGAAGGGGGGCGGACAGGTCGAGTATCGCTGGTTCAACCCCGCCGACAGCCGCGGCGAGCCGAAGGTGACGATGTTCCGCAAGGTCGGCGAGATCGTCGTCGCCGTCGGTTTCTACCCGCCCCGTGCCACGCCAGTCCAGGCCCGGGCCCTGCTCAAGGATGCGATCAAGGCGATGAAGGCGGATGCGAAGGGCGCGCTGGCCCAGTTCCAGCGTCTCGACGGACCATTCGTCCATGACGACCTCTACGTCTTCGTCATCGACACGGCCGATGGCCGCTTCCTTGCGCACGGCGCCACCCCCGCGCTGGTGGGCAGCAAGGGTTTCGAGGTGCGCGATCCCAACGGCAAACCCATCGTCACCGAGATGATCAGGCTCGCGGCGACGAAGGGCGATGGTGAACTCGACTACAGCTGGCGAAACCCGACGACCGGCAAGATCGAAAAGAAGCACTCCTACTTTCGCACCGTGGATGGAAAACTGGTCGGCGTCGGCTACTTCCAGCGCTGA
- a CDS encoding TRAP transporter large permease, with translation MEAYIVEILFGGFFALLLLGAPITVSLAGAAMVAFLVLGKNPIAFVQIAFTSVGSFPLMALPAFVLAGALMEAAGISKRLVDIAETLAGPITGGLGAATVLACLFFGAISGSGPATTAAVGMLMIPAMVNRKYERSYASAVTAASGGLGIIIPPSIPMVIFGISALGMAPPSDAVEKYGQFASLSIPKLFVAGVIPGFIMAGALLLTNYMISNKRGYRGLTEKWSYGEIGQALRRGTWSVLAPVIILGGIYTGLFTPTESAIVAIFYTLFVGLVLHRELKFAAVLNSLKTTTWITGRVLLILFAAVVFGRLLVEQRIPATIAESLLSLTDNVYMIWTLIIVFLLFVGMFMETLAAIMILVPVLLPVMYMMGADPTHVGIVVICTLSVGFQTPPLGENLFVASGIGGSTVEQIVSRIHPFVLASTASIFLIAFVPQLTLWLPQMLGY, from the coding sequence ATGGAAGCATATATTGTAGAAATCCTGTTCGGCGGCTTCTTCGCCCTGCTGCTGCTGGGCGCGCCGATCACGGTGTCGCTGGCCGGTGCGGCGATGGTCGCCTTCCTGGTGCTGGGGAAGAATCCCATCGCCTTCGTGCAGATCGCCTTCACCTCGGTGGGCAGCTTCCCGCTGATGGCGCTGCCGGCCTTCGTGCTTGCCGGCGCGCTGATGGAGGCCGCCGGCATCTCGAAGCGGCTCGTGGACATCGCCGAAACGCTGGCCGGACCGATCACCGGCGGCCTCGGCGCGGCGACGGTGCTCGCCTGCCTGTTCTTCGGCGCGATCTCGGGCTCGGGGCCGGCCACGACGGCCGCTGTCGGCATGCTGATGATCCCGGCGATGGTCAATCGCAAGTACGAGCGCAGCTACGCCTCGGCGGTTACGGCCGCCTCGGGCGGTCTGGGCATCATCATCCCCCCGTCGATCCCGATGGTGATCTTCGGCATCTCGGCGCTTGGCATGGCGCCGCCGTCCGATGCCGTCGAGAAGTACGGCCAGTTCGCGTCGCTGTCGATCCCCAAGCTGTTCGTCGCTGGCGTCATCCCGGGCTTCATCATGGCCGGCGCGCTGCTGCTCACGAACTACATGATCTCCAACAAGCGCGGCTACCGCGGGTTGACGGAGAAATGGTCGTACGGCGAGATCGGCCAGGCGCTGCGCCGCGGCACATGGTCCGTGCTGGCGCCGGTGATCATCCTCGGCGGCATCTACACCGGCCTGTTCACGCCGACCGAATCGGCCATCGTCGCGATCTTCTACACGCTGTTCGTCGGTCTTGTATTGCATCGCGAGCTCAAGTTCGCCGCGGTCCTGAACTCGCTCAAGACCACGACGTGGATCACCGGCCGGGTGTTGTTGATCCTGTTCGCGGCGGTGGTGTTCGGGCGCTTGCTCGTTGAACAACGCATCCCGGCGACGATCGCGGAATCCCTGCTGAGCCTCACCGACAACGTGTACATGATCTGGACGCTGATCATCGTGTTCCTGCTGTTCGTCGGCATGTTCATGGAAACGCTCGCCGCGATCATGATCCTGGTGCCGGTGTTGCTGCCGGTGATGTACATGATGGGCGCAGACCCCACCCACGTCGGCATCGTCGTGATCTGCACGCTGTCGGTCGGCTTCCAGACGCCGCCGCTGGGCGAGAACCTGTTCGTCGCATCCGGCATCGGTGGTTCCACGGTCGAGCAGATCGTCTCGCGCATCCACCCCTTCGTGCTCGCCTCGACGGCTTCGATCTTCCTGATCGCCTTCGTTCCGCAACTCACGCTGTGGCTGCCCCAGATGCTCGGCTACTGA